A single Sphingopyxis chilensis DNA region contains:
- a CDS encoding serine hydrolase domain-containing protein has translation MRVEAVCEAGFAPVRAAVESGRIPGAALGVVDADGQSAVRLAGMAAIIPARETLTRDHWFDLASLSKVIATTTMILTLAEQGRLELDRPLTDAIPDLRQYDVAGASERKLTFRDCLMHRSFLPAVEPIYTYGDDPARLRAFVLQREWRHGPPVYSDINFILLGIAIERLTGATLPDWPLGDGLGFGPPPGSAVATEYCSWRGRVMKGEVHDENAFALGGAAGHAGMFGTVDGVLGFARAMLRGEILSHGMMTEVRTAGDRHRTCGWERAFAGWHGGDACSAETIGHTGFTGTGLWIDFERGLAWTLLSNRVHPTRHADSGITTLRPAVGDRVITAWDDETNS, from the coding sequence ATGAGAGTCGAAGCTGTTTGCGAGGCGGGATTCGCCCCCGTGCGCGCGGCGGTCGAAAGCGGGCGCATTCCCGGAGCAGCGCTGGGCGTGGTCGATGCCGACGGCCAGAGTGCGGTGCGCTTGGCGGGCATGGCCGCGATCATTCCCGCGCGCGAGACACTGACGCGCGACCATTGGTTCGACCTTGCCTCGCTCAGCAAGGTGATCGCAACAACGACGATGATCCTGACGCTCGCCGAGCAAGGCCGTCTCGAGCTCGACCGGCCGCTGACCGATGCGATCCCCGACCTGCGCCAATATGACGTCGCGGGCGCCTCCGAGCGCAAGCTGACCTTTCGCGATTGCCTGATGCACCGCAGCTTCCTGCCCGCGGTCGAGCCGATCTACACCTATGGTGACGATCCGGCGCGGCTGCGCGCCTTCGTGCTTCAGCGCGAGTGGCGGCATGGACCGCCCGTCTATTCCGATATCAATTTTATCCTGCTCGGCATCGCGATCGAACGCCTTACCGGCGCGACGTTGCCGGACTGGCCGCTCGGTGATGGGCTTGGTTTCGGCCCGCCGCCGGGCTCGGCCGTCGCGACCGAATATTGCAGTTGGCGCGGGCGCGTGATGAAAGGCGAAGTGCATGACGAAAACGCCTTCGCGCTTGGCGGCGCCGCGGGACATGCAGGGATGTTCGGCACAGTCGACGGCGTGCTGGGCTTTGCGCGCGCAATGCTGCGGGGCGAAATCCTGTCGCATGGCATGATGACCGAGGTCCGCACCGCGGGCGATCGCCATCGCACCTGTGGCTGGGAACGCGCCTTTGCCGGATGGCACGGCGGCGATGCCTGTTCGGCGGAGACGATCGGCCATACCGGATTTACCGGCACCGGCCTCTGGATCGATTTCGAACGCGGCCTCGCCTGGACCCTTCTCTCCAACCGGGTGCATCCGACCCGCCACGCCGATAGCGGCATTACGACCCTGCGCCCCGCAGTGGGCGATCGGGTCATCACTGCATGGGACGACGAGACGAATTCATGA
- a CDS encoding TonB-dependent receptor plug domain-containing protein: MRDLEYIRQPLGRFGAAMTALALVQAAPALAQEEEAAANSTEAAPTDQIIVTGSRVARDGFEAPTPLVVLTQQDIQNTSPSNNIADFVNQLPQLAGSTRPANSRLNISNGSAGINALNMRNLGESRVLVLVDGRRSVGSTIFGWVDINTIPQALVERVEVVTGGASSAYGSDAVTGVVNFVLNKRMEGLRIAGDIGLTDKGDGFNYSGSIAGGMSFAEGRGHAVFNAEIAHQDGIYEIDPNDRPWNHRGYLSFANPAYAVTDGVGNGEPAFITFRRNAGQTNQAPGGFITGSAGNNNALRGLYFGQNGEVIPFNYGSFNSPALNSGSAVTRTVGGDWRVNDSGRRIGLSPKDDRWGAYGRLSYEIADGVEIFAEGSYNRQEVFFNAGPNLGSATLGTIGCTTVPVPTTCNAFALQTLGADRLAGVDSVSITTTAADLPFRGINNKREVQRYVIGAEGEFDAFGKAARWDVYGQYSRSDLREQLRNIMHVARMRDATNAAFAPAGNAGGYATGSIQCLINVDADANNNDPDCVPLNRLGIGVADPAAIDYVLGDPYRKQVMQQYVAGANLSLTPFATWAGDVSIAIGGEYREEKIRGSVPEEFQPARNADGTTSNRWSVGNYLPFKGSYNVKEAYLETVVPLGLGLEFNGAVRATDYSTSGYVTTWKLGATWAPIEDIRFRVTRSRDIRAPNLNELFQAGTANSDSVRNPAFVQGDPSSGPQFFPYSGLTTGNPDLKPEKADSWNIGAVVTPRFLPGFSASVDYFRIDLEDAIDTISAQEIVNRCDEGRQEYCDAITEDPTREQPGPPRVPYLLIRSQPFNFVSKLVRGIDFDAAYRVPVGGESIITLRGNATRYIENLSDTGIAGVTPVNTVGANGSQSATPKWIFRGSLNYETPAFSGTITGRGVSSGKYLANAIECTSGCPTSTSQAPTYDNNHVKGTFYVDLNLMQKVQTKSGSQAEIFFNVTNLFDADPLLLPETGLAANSTYSDLLGRQFRVGIRFRTK; the protein is encoded by the coding sequence ATGCGTGATCTTGAATATATTCGTCAGCCGCTGGGCCGTTTCGGCGCGGCGATGACCGCACTGGCGCTGGTGCAGGCTGCGCCGGCGCTGGCGCAGGAGGAGGAAGCCGCTGCCAACAGCACCGAAGCGGCGCCGACCGACCAGATCATTGTCACTGGCTCGCGCGTCGCTCGCGACGGCTTCGAGGCGCCGACCCCGCTGGTCGTGCTGACGCAACAGGACATCCAGAACACCTCGCCGTCGAACAATATCGCCGATTTCGTCAACCAGCTTCCGCAGCTCGCCGGTTCAACGCGGCCAGCCAACTCGCGCCTCAATATTTCGAACGGCTCGGCGGGTATCAACGCGCTCAACATGCGCAACCTCGGCGAAAGCCGCGTGCTCGTTCTCGTCGACGGTCGCCGTTCGGTCGGTTCCACAATCTTTGGCTGGGTCGACATCAACACCATCCCGCAGGCGCTGGTCGAACGTGTCGAGGTGGTGACCGGGGGGGCATCGTCCGCCTATGGCTCCGATGCGGTCACCGGCGTGGTCAATTTCGTTCTCAACAAGAGGATGGAGGGGCTCCGTATCGCCGGCGACATCGGTCTCACCGACAAGGGCGACGGGTTTAACTATTCGGGCAGCATCGCGGGCGGCATGTCCTTCGCCGAGGGTCGCGGCCACGCCGTCTTCAACGCCGAGATCGCGCATCAGGACGGCATTTACGAGATCGATCCCAATGATCGCCCTTGGAACCACCGCGGCTATCTGTCCTTCGCAAACCCGGCTTATGCCGTAACGGACGGGGTAGGAAACGGCGAGCCAGCGTTCATCACCTTCCGCCGCAATGCCGGGCAGACGAACCAGGCGCCCGGCGGTTTCATCACCGGTTCGGCGGGCAACAACAACGCGCTGCGCGGTCTCTATTTCGGCCAGAACGGTGAAGTCATTCCGTTCAACTATGGCTCGTTCAACTCGCCCGCGCTGAACAGCGGCTCCGCGGTAACGCGTACCGTCGGCGGCGACTGGCGGGTCAACGATTCGGGCCGCCGCATCGGCCTCAGCCCCAAGGACGATCGCTGGGGCGCCTATGGCCGCCTGAGCTATGAAATCGCCGATGGTGTCGAAATCTTCGCCGAAGGCTCGTACAACCGGCAGGAAGTCTTCTTCAACGCCGGCCCCAATTTGGGCTCGGCAACGCTCGGAACGATCGGCTGCACGACCGTTCCGGTTCCCACGACCTGCAATGCTTTCGCGCTGCAGACGCTGGGTGCCGACCGGCTTGCCGGCGTCGACAGCGTGAGCATCACGACCACGGCGGCGGACCTGCCGTTCCGCGGTATCAACAACAAACGCGAGGTCCAGCGCTACGTGATCGGCGCCGAGGGCGAGTTCGACGCGTTCGGCAAGGCGGCGCGCTGGGATGTTTATGGCCAATATAGCCGCTCGGACCTGCGCGAACAGCTTCGCAACATCATGCATGTTGCCCGGATGCGAGACGCGACCAACGCGGCCTTCGCGCCGGCCGGCAACGCGGGCGGCTATGCGACCGGTTCGATCCAGTGTCTGATCAACGTCGATGCGGACGCCAACAACAACGATCCCGACTGCGTGCCGCTCAACCGCCTGGGTATCGGCGTCGCCGACCCGGCGGCGATCGACTATGTGCTCGGCGACCCCTATCGCAAGCAGGTAATGCAGCAATATGTCGCCGGCGCCAACCTGTCGCTGACGCCGTTCGCGACATGGGCGGGCGACGTGAGCATCGCGATTGGCGGCGAATATCGTGAAGAGAAGATTCGCGGCAGCGTGCCAGAAGAATTCCAGCCCGCCCGCAACGCCGACGGGACGACGTCGAACCGGTGGTCGGTCGGCAACTATCTGCCGTTCAAGGGCAGCTATAATGTGAAGGAAGCCTATCTCGAGACCGTGGTCCCGCTGGGCCTGGGCCTCGAGTTCAACGGCGCGGTGCGCGCGACCGACTATTCGACCTCGGGCTATGTCACCACATGGAAGCTTGGCGCGACCTGGGCGCCGATCGAGGATATCCGCTTCCGCGTCACTCGGTCGCGCGACATTCGCGCGCCCAACCTCAACGAACTGTTCCAGGCGGGCACCGCCAACAGCGATTCGGTGCGCAATCCCGCGTTCGTTCAGGGCGACCCCAGCAGCGGCCCGCAATTCTTCCCTTATTCGGGCCTGACGACGGGCAATCCCGACCTGAAGCCTGAGAAGGCCGATTCGTGGAATATCGGCGCGGTGGTTACGCCGCGTTTCCTCCCCGGCTTCAGTGCTTCGGTCGATTATTTCCGCATCGATCTGGAGGATGCTATCGATACGATTTCCGCGCAGGAAATCGTCAACCGCTGCGACGAAGGACGACAGGAATATTGCGACGCGATTACCGAGGATCCGACGCGCGAACAACCCGGTCCGCCGCGCGTCCCCTATCTGCTGATCCGCAGTCAACCCTTCAACTTCGTCAGCAAGCTGGTGCGCGGCATCGACTTCGATGCTGCCTATCGCGTGCCGGTCGGCGGAGAAAGCATCATCACGCTGCGGGGTAATGCAACGCGCTATATCGAGAATCTGTCGGACACCGGGATTGCCGGCGTCACGCCCGTCAATACCGTCGGCGCGAACGGCAGCCAGTCCGCGACGCCGAAGTGGATATTCCGCGGGAGCCTCAACTACGAAACACCGGCCTTCTCGGGCACGATCACCGGTCGGGGTGTCAGTTCGGGCAAATATCTGGCGAATGCCATCGAATGCACGAGCGGCTGCCCGACTTCGACCAGCCAGGCGCCGACTTATGACAACAACCATGTCAAAGGCACCTTCTACGTCGACCTCAACCTGATGCAGAAGGTCCAGACGAAGAGCGGATCGCAGGCCGAAATCTTCTTCAACGTCACCAATTTGTTCGATGCCGATCCGCTGCTGCTGCCCGAAACCGGCCTGGCCGCGAACAGCACCTATTCGGACCTCCTCGGCCGCCAGTTCCGCGTCGGAATCCGATTCCGAACGAAGTGA
- a CDS encoding MFS transporter: MTASAIEANAVTAALGADAPALPHDAPAQPSARRLLGLYLLLGFSAGLPFYMFNAVLTLRLARHGVDIVIIGFFAWIALLPTFKFAWAPFIERYDIPGFSRFWGRRRGWIMLSQLGIFFSMVAMALTSSDESLPLTALFAILLAFWTTTLEVAADGWRIELAPGQAAQAPIVAANLWGYRSAMVAAGSGAILVAAWADWTIAYLVIAVAAFAPFPLLAAMRPEREGAGGRALALASGIGASLLILLTAALITAAAGWALLSAAEGIGLSATTNVTPVVLAMALLPFAALALALPRINRLPAGTAATLPSFAAPYVELFWRYGYAVLAMLAFVSLYRMGDVLTLTLSHPLWNAKGYTLHQIGVADGAVALSASMAGVALGGFLSTRLSLGWTLAIGAVTAAVGNWIYVWLWHADPSAVVLYTSVAVDQFGNGFAGTVFVVYLSMLVSPTNAGAQYALLSGFAFLLPRLLAGASGSMQTQIGYDGFFLLSGALSFAAIFLLPVIARVKGRTPA, encoded by the coding sequence GTGACCGCTTCGGCGATCGAGGCGAATGCAGTGACCGCGGCACTTGGCGCCGACGCGCCGGCGCTTCCTCACGACGCGCCCGCCCAACCGTCGGCAAGACGCCTGCTCGGCCTCTATCTGCTGCTCGGTTTTTCGGCGGGGCTGCCTTTTTACATGTTCAACGCGGTGCTGACGCTGCGCCTTGCGCGGCACGGGGTCGACATCGTGATCATTGGCTTCTTCGCGTGGATCGCGTTGCTGCCAACCTTCAAATTCGCCTGGGCGCCATTTATCGAGCGCTATGATATACCCGGTTTTTCCCGCTTTTGGGGCCGCCGCCGCGGGTGGATCATGCTGTCGCAACTCGGCATTTTTTTCTCGATGGTCGCGATGGCGCTCACGTCGAGCGATGAAAGCTTGCCGCTCACCGCCTTGTTCGCGATCCTGCTCGCTTTCTGGACGACAACGCTCGAGGTCGCAGCCGATGGCTGGCGGATCGAACTCGCGCCTGGCCAAGCCGCACAGGCGCCGATCGTCGCCGCCAACCTGTGGGGCTATCGCAGCGCGATGGTCGCGGCGGGGAGCGGCGCGATTCTTGTCGCGGCCTGGGCCGACTGGACGATCGCCTATCTGGTCATCGCCGTCGCGGCATTTGCGCCCTTCCCCCTCCTCGCGGCGATGCGTCCCGAACGCGAAGGCGCGGGCGGCCGCGCCCTGGCGCTGGCGAGCGGGATCGGTGCCAGCCTGCTGATCCTGCTTACCGCCGCGCTGATCACTGCGGCGGCCGGCTGGGCCCTGCTGTCGGCCGCTGAGGGTATAGGGCTGTCGGCGACCACCAATGTAACGCCCGTCGTGCTGGCGATGGCACTGCTTCCCTTTGCGGCGCTGGCGCTGGCGTTGCCGCGGATCAATCGCCTTCCCGCCGGCACAGCGGCCACCCTGCCCTCCTTTGCCGCGCCCTATGTAGAGCTGTTCTGGCGCTACGGCTATGCAGTGCTCGCAATGCTCGCCTTCGTGTCGCTCTACCGCATGGGCGACGTGCTGACGCTGACGCTGTCGCATCCGCTGTGGAACGCCAAGGGCTATACGCTGCACCAGATCGGCGTCGCCGACGGCGCCGTCGCGCTGTCGGCCAGCATGGCGGGCGTCGCGCTCGGCGGCTTCCTCTCGACGCGGCTATCGCTCGGCTGGACTCTCGCCATCGGCGCGGTGACAGCGGCCGTGGGCAATTGGATCTATGTCTGGTTGTGGCACGCCGACCCGTCGGCGGTCGTCCTCTACACCTCGGTCGCGGTCGACCAGTTCGGCAACGGCTTCGCGGGCACGGTCTTCGTCGTCTATCTCTCGATGCTGGTGAGCCCGACCAATGCTGGTGCGCAATACGCCCTGCTCTCGGGCTTCGCCTTCCTGCTGCCGCGCCTGCTTGCCGGTGCCTCGGGATCGATGCAGACGCAGATCGGCTATGACGGCTTCTTCCTGCTGTCGGGTGCGCTCAGCTTCGCCGCGATCTTCCTGCTGCCGGTGATCGCGCGCGTGAAAGGACGTACGCCGGCATGA
- a CDS encoding penicillin acylase family protein: MIQRRAFLLASAALVAMPASLMAKPKVTGVKVAARSVRLSGAQAPIEVVEDELGVPHVRAASLHDAFFGQGYLVARDRLFQIDMDHRRDMGRMAEAFGPRFVAADKAARLFLYHGDIDAELAALPPDVLECARGYVAGVNARIDELAADPAELPLEYGILGISPLRWDVRDLVRDRGISMGDADDEVRRAQLQARGLLDADQLMMPLRPAWSFTVPDGLDVAAVSEADLGILDPANRRASFAPIQETQLDRAERGSDRFALGSNAWTVAPSRSATGRPILANDPHLGIGGSSPRHMVHLTAPGLDVIGAGAPGLPGIMQGHTDRFAFGRTNFHIDQTDLFILRTKRDDPGRYWHKGEWKAFETVEEEIAVKGAPAERVTLRYAGGRPIVSEDAARERAVAFATVSMLPGANMRFAIIAINLSTDWASLRQAFRLHVSPTNFHYADVDGNTGWQTIGFVPRRPRHDGLFPAPGDGSFDWTGILPVEDMPHLYNPPEGWFASANQMNLPAGYPYRERIISFSWSDPFRYDRCAEILRAQPKHRIEDSIALQHDVQSLPARAIVKLLPAVPSPEAASAAALLRRWNCGIEADSAATLLYEMVMAALSTAFYDRIVPAAARDLIPSVNLSEMLRILGSPDKRLGDDPVAARDAMIDGALAAGWKRAVELAGSDPADWRWGDLHRVTIGHPLASSNPAIAAAFPRIEGGRSGGDWNTPMARGFNAKRGFDVSHGASYLFVADVGAWDNSRFLLLPGQSADPRSPRYRDFYPRWIAGEMQPLWFSKGAVEQHAAARQILTPAAKAPRR, translated from the coding sequence TTGATCCAGCGCCGTGCGTTCCTGCTGGCTTCCGCCGCGCTTGTCGCGATGCCGGCAAGCCTGATGGCGAAACCCAAGGTGACGGGAGTCAAGGTGGCCGCGAGGTCCGTCCGGCTGTCGGGCGCGCAGGCGCCGATCGAGGTGGTCGAGGACGAGTTGGGCGTGCCGCACGTCCGTGCCGCGTCGCTGCACGATGCCTTTTTCGGGCAGGGCTACCTCGTCGCGCGCGACCGGCTGTTCCAGATCGACATGGATCACCGCCGCGACATGGGGCGAATGGCTGAAGCCTTCGGCCCGCGTTTCGTCGCGGCCGACAAGGCGGCGCGGCTCTTCCTCTATCACGGCGACATCGACGCCGAACTCGCCGCGCTACCTCCCGACGTGCTCGAATGTGCGCGCGGCTATGTCGCCGGCGTCAACGCCCGCATCGACGAACTGGCCGCCGATCCAGCGGAGTTGCCGCTTGAATATGGCATTCTCGGGATAAGTCCGCTGCGCTGGGACGTGCGCGACCTTGTGCGTGACCGCGGCATCAGCATGGGCGACGCCGACGACGAGGTGCGCCGAGCGCAACTTCAGGCGCGCGGCCTGCTCGATGCCGACCAGCTGATGATGCCGCTGCGCCCCGCCTGGTCCTTCACCGTCCCCGACGGACTGGATGTCGCGGCGGTGAGCGAAGCCGATCTCGGTATCCTCGACCCGGCCAACCGACGTGCGAGCTTCGCTCCGATCCAGGAAACGCAGCTCGACCGCGCCGAGCGCGGTTCCGACCGCTTCGCGCTCGGCAGCAACGCGTGGACCGTCGCGCCGTCGCGCAGCGCGACCGGCCGGCCGATTCTGGCCAACGACCCCCATCTCGGCATCGGCGGATCGAGCCCGCGTCACATGGTCCATCTGACCGCGCCGGGGCTCGACGTGATCGGGGCGGGTGCGCCGGGGCTGCCCGGCATCATGCAGGGCCACACCGACCGCTTCGCCTTCGGTCGCACCAATTTCCATATCGATCAGACCGACCTCTTCATCCTCCGCACCAAAAGGGACGATCCCGGCCGCTATTGGCACAAGGGCGAATGGAAGGCGTTCGAGACGGTCGAAGAGGAGATTGCGGTCAAGGGTGCGCCGGCCGAGCGCGTGACCCTGCGCTATGCGGGCGGCCGCCCGATCGTGTCCGAGGATGCGGCGCGCGAGCGCGCGGTCGCTTTCGCCACGGTCAGCATGCTGCCCGGCGCGAACATGCGATTCGCGATCATCGCGATCAACCTGTCGACGGACTGGGCGTCGTTACGCCAGGCATTCAGGCTGCACGTTTCGCCGACCAATTTCCATTATGCCGATGTCGACGGCAACACCGGCTGGCAGACGATCGGTTTCGTCCCGCGCCGGCCCAGGCATGACGGGCTGTTCCCGGCGCCCGGCGACGGGTCGTTCGACTGGACGGGCATCCTGCCCGTCGAGGATATGCCGCACCTTTATAACCCACCCGAAGGCTGGTTCGCCTCGGCGAACCAGATGAACCTGCCGGCGGGCTATCCCTATCGCGAGCGGATCATCAGCTTCAGCTGGAGCGACCCTTTCCGGTACGATCGCTGCGCCGAGATATTGCGTGCCCAGCCGAAACACCGGATCGAGGACAGCATCGCGCTTCAGCACGACGTCCAGTCGCTTCCCGCGCGCGCGATCGTCAAGCTGCTCCCGGCCGTTCCCTCGCCCGAGGCCGCCAGCGCCGCGGCGCTGCTTCGCCGCTGGAATTGCGGGATCGAGGCCGACAGCGCCGCAACCTTGCTCTATGAGATGGTGATGGCGGCGCTGTCGACGGCCTTTTACGACCGGATCGTTCCGGCGGCTGCGCGCGACCTGATCCCATCGGTCAACCTGTCCGAAATGCTGCGCATCCTCGGCTCACCCGACAAGCGTCTCGGCGACGATCCCGTGGCCGCGCGCGATGCGATGATCGATGGCGCGCTGGCGGCGGGTTGGAAGCGCGCGGTCGAGCTGGCCGGCTCCGATCCCGCGGACTGGCGCTGGGGCGACCTCCACCGCGTGACGATCGGGCATCCGCTGGCGTCGTCGAACCCGGCGATCGCCGCGGCCTTCCCGCGAATCGAGGGCGGCCGTTCGGGCGGCGACTGGAACACGCCGATGGCGCGCGGTTTCAACGCCAAGCGCGGCTTCGACGTCTCGCACGGCGCGAGCTACCTCTTCGTCGCCGACGTCGGCGCGTGGGACAATAGTCGCTTCCTGTTGCTGCCCGGCCAGTCGGCCGATCCGCGCTCGCCGCGCTATCGCGATTTCTATCCCAGATGGATCGCGGGCGAGATGCAGCCCCTGTGGTTCAGCAAGGGGGCGGTTGAACAGCACGCCGCCGCGCGTCAGATTCTCACGCCGGCAGCTAAAGCGCCTCGGCGATAG
- the dacB gene encoding D-alanyl-D-alanine carboxypeptidase/D-alanyl-D-alanine endopeptidase, producing MNASINKFALAATLALSFSSVAVQAQTATSLAPAPLLTAVEQKLAEGPAGSRIGMLVATLDGEVLVSIAPDQRFIPASNTKMFTTAIAYTELPLLQRTAKGTGVQLETVADGEVDVVLHGRGDAMLSSADNCQTDCLQTLADAVAAKTGHVRNIVGDDSWFPDERWSPGMSWNNIQSRYGTGVSALTLDDNELVVKLAPGAVGAAPSVQASGYYEIENRVVTVAGKEDAIDASRMPNSRLLRLTGTVGAEVAPMTLRYGIDDPAHYAAWRFGELLRARGVHIEGDITVRHRPLTAADDPEKRRGAPAILPLEPAMLAELPAPSLAENMVRINKESQNLHTELMLRRVARHAGSGSIADGQAVMHRVMTGAGLSEAGYHFADGSGMSSYNRLSPRAAVGLLGWITRQPWGAAWRETLPIAGRDGTLQNRFKGTILEGRLFAKTGSLNASRALSGYLVTRSGKTLVFSALANDMPEDTDGQATAAVDRALVAIAEAL from the coding sequence ATGAACGCATCGATCAACAAGTTCGCCCTGGCTGCCACGCTCGCGCTGTCGTTTTCGTCGGTGGCGGTGCAGGCGCAGACGGCTACGAGCCTGGCGCCTGCCCCGCTGCTGACCGCTGTCGAGCAAAAACTGGCCGAGGGGCCAGCGGGTTCGCGCATCGGCATGCTGGTCGCGACGCTCGACGGCGAGGTGCTGGTGTCGATCGCCCCCGATCAGCGTTTCATCCCCGCGTCGAACACCAAAATGTTCACGACTGCGATTGCCTATACCGAACTGCCTTTGCTCCAGCGCACGGCAAAGGGCACGGGCGTGCAGCTCGAAACCGTAGCTGACGGCGAGGTGGACGTCGTGCTGCACGGCCGCGGCGACGCGATGCTGTCGAGCGCCGACAACTGCCAGACCGACTGCCTCCAGACGCTCGCCGACGCGGTCGCCGCGAAGACGGGCCACGTCCGCAACATCGTCGGCGACGATAGCTGGTTTCCCGACGAGCGCTGGAGCCCGGGAATGAGCTGGAACAATATCCAGTCGCGTTACGGCACGGGCGTATCGGCGCTGACGCTCGATGACAACGAGCTGGTGGTAAAGCTGGCGCCGGGGGCCGTCGGCGCGGCGCCGAGCGTGCAGGCGTCCGGCTATTACGAGATCGAAAATCGCGTCGTCACTGTCGCGGGCAAAGAAGACGCGATCGACGCCTCCCGCATGCCGAACAGCCGGCTCCTCCGCCTGACCGGAACGGTCGGCGCCGAGGTCGCGCCGATGACGCTCCGCTACGGGATCGACGATCCCGCGCATTATGCCGCGTGGCGCTTTGGCGAACTGCTGCGCGCGCGCGGCGTGCACATCGAGGGTGACATTACGGTGCGTCACCGGCCGCTGACCGCCGCCGACGATCCCGAAAAGCGCAGGGGCGCACCGGCCATCCTGCCCCTCGAACCCGCGATGCTCGCCGAATTGCCCGCGCCATCGCTTGCCGAAAATATGGTACGGATCAACAAGGAGAGCCAGAATCTCCATACCGAGCTGATGCTGCGGCGCGTTGCCCGACACGCAGGGAGCGGTTCGATCGCCGACGGACAGGCGGTGATGCACAGGGTCATGACCGGGGCCGGCCTGTCCGAGGCAGGCTATCACTTCGCCGACGGGTCGGGCATGTCGAGCTATAATCGCCTCAGCCCGCGCGCCGCGGTCGGCCTGCTCGGCTGGATCACACGTCAGCCATGGGGCGCGGCGTGGCGCGAGACGCTGCCAATCGCCGGACGCGACGGGACCTTGCAGAACCGGTTCAAGGGCACGATCCTCGAAGGAAGATTGTTCGCGAAGACCGGCTCGCTCAACGCATCGCGCGCGCTGTCGGGCTATCTTGTGACGCGCAGCGGAAAAACGCTCGTCTTTTCGGCGCTGGCGAACGACATGCCCGAGGACACCGACGGCCAGGCAACCGCCGCGGTCGACCGCGCGCTGGTCGCTATCGCCGAGGCGCTTTAG
- a CDS encoding entericidin A/B family lipoprotein, whose product MKKLLTIFAIGSSMLLMSACNTVEGAGKDVESVGDCADGVEGNC is encoded by the coding sequence ATGAAAAAGCTTCTGACAATTTTCGCAATTGGCAGCTCGATGTTGCTTATGTCGGCTTGCAACACTGTTGAAGGCGCGGGAAAAGACGTTGAATCCGTCGGAGACTGTGCTGATGGGGTCGAAGGCAATTGCTAG
- a CDS encoding DNA -binding domain-containing protein, whose translation MTTAPPGADWRSAEAYTALLSCDRRFFAWEWLRRSAAYRESWTRRNRLPGDAAARLGLVAWIDPAIPAPIARPIWSVNTDPAVIDSRPAGQADPYYATGDTLDILSIAPLVSVEVTARAEHWLLSDGRWTIRLDLHDGTLLGGPLLIEHHLTGLRSLRPRLEALKQLASVAERGKLPRSLMPRERRAAQWILELRVADAILAGATQQTMARRLFGSAVARENWRLESTSYRLRIQRLVRRARIRLAHPLAGPWFE comes from the coding sequence GTGACCACCGCCCCGCCAGGGGCCGACTGGCGATCGGCCGAAGCCTATACCGCGCTCCTATCTTGCGACAGGCGGTTCTTTGCTTGGGAATGGCTACGCCGCAGCGCCGCCTATCGAGAAAGCTGGACCCGGCGTAATCGATTGCCGGGCGACGCGGCCGCGCGATTAGGGTTGGTTGCGTGGATCGATCCCGCCATCCCGGCGCCCATCGCGCGACCGATCTGGAGCGTGAACACCGATCCGGCGGTAATCGACAGCCGCCCTGCCGGACAAGCCGACCCATATTACGCGACCGGCGATACCCTCGATATCCTGTCGATAGCGCCGCTGGTTTCGGTCGAAGTCACCGCCCGAGCCGAACACTGGCTGCTTAGCGACGGTCGTTGGACGATCCGCCTCGATCTTCACGACGGGACATTGCTCGGCGGGCCGCTTCTCATCGAACACCACCTCACAGGGCTGCGGTCGCTTCGACCGCGACTTGAAGCGCTCAAACAGCTGGCCAGCGTTGCGGAACGAGGCAAATTGCCTCGTTCGTTAATGCCGCGCGAACGCCGCGCTGCACAGTGGATTCTCGAACTGCGCGTCGCCGATGCGATCCTCGCGGGCGCAACGCAGCAGACGATGGCGCGGCGTCTATTCGGCAGTGCAGTTGCCCGCGAAAATTGGCGGCTCGAAAGTACGTCTTATCGGCTGCGAATTCAACGTCTCGTGCGACGCGCGAGGATACGCCTCGCTCACCCGCTAGCGGGTCCCTGGTTCGAGTGA